DNA from Nymphaea colorata isolate Beijing-Zhang1983 chromosome 4, ASM883128v2, whole genome shotgun sequence:
ACCAGAGGCGGGAGCGGCGACCTGATGCAAATATTGCACAAGCTGGATGAGCAGTTTCTCAAGGCTTCAGAGAGCGGGCAAGCAGTTACCAAAATGCTCGAGGCCCATCGATTGCATTACCATTCCAACTTCGCGGACGATAATGGTGATTTTCGCACCACCCTTCTTATCATAGTTCATATTTAAAATCGACTTTGATTTCTAATTGGTACTTCCAGTAACAGTTACTCGCATATCTTtatcccctttttctttcagATATTTTTTGAGTTGAGTGTTTATGTAGGATACTTAGCTTGTTTTTCCAACCTGATTTATTGTCTGGCTCCTGTGATTTCCAACACAATGCCATGTTCTGCATTATTTTAAATTTGCTTTGATGAGGGAATTCGTTAGATTCATCTCAAATAACATGGTGCGGTGTGGCTAATAGAGATCACTCTGGTTAACTTCATATATAGTTGGTGATACCAAATCTTGAACAGTCCGAATTGGCAGATGATGAGAGCTGATATGGTTGTCAGAAAGTAGATATACTTGTTATGGGTCTTTAGTGCTCTAGTTCCTTTGCCCATAGGGATGGCTTATGGCCATGGGCACATGGTCAGTGTCTGACTGTCTGCTATATCACAACTTACGAACAACTGGAAGTTATAGCGGAGAACTGGGGGAGCAATCAAAAGGTATCGGTGCTGTGATTACTACCAGACTGTTTGTAGGCTTATTAGATACTTTAATAGGTTAGCAAATTAAAAACCTGGCATCCAAGACCTTTTTAGGTTTAAGTAGGCTTGCTAAGTGTTAGGACCGGTCAGGGCTGTAACACTAAGTCTAGCCAATGCTCACCTATCTCAGTGCTAAGTACTGTGACTGCTGTGATGTATGGAAATTGTGGCACATAAGTTTTGTCATTACCTTCTTGTTTTCATAGTCGGCTATGCCTTTTGTTCTTTATCTGCAGAAACAATGTGCctaaaatcatgaaaaactACTGATTAAAGCACATTGTGCATGTTGTAGCTGAAGCATTATCCTGTCATATTGCCTCATGTGTCTAGGATGAGGGCGACCTGAACTATTGATAATCTAATTTTCCTTAGCGAATATCTGAACCTTTTCATGATTCTAAGCTTCTAATAAATATGACCATGTCAGGTAGTAATCTTATGTTCTGGTTCATTAAAAGAGGGGATGATTAAGAAAGTATTGACAAAGATACTACATGTTGTCTCAATGTGTCCAGGTGGTTCAATTGAAACCTTGTAATGCgttttttacttcttttacATTGCTGTGCTTTAAACAGGAGATATTGATCATTCTGCACAAGTGATGCGCCTTATCACGTGGAATCAGTCACTTAAGGAAGTGCCCAGCCCTGATGACAGAAAGGGTGCGGTTGATGCAAAGGAGACTGAAACCCTTGCAACTATACTTGATCAGTTGCTTGCTTGGGAAAAGAAACTTTATGATGAAGTAAAGGTGAACACTTGATCTCCTTAGTGTTTTGATTAGCATGGTGTGTTTCCATGCTCACTCTTTGAAATGCTGATTCCATGTACGAGTGTGTGTTTTTAATTGTTAGAACTTAAACCTTTTAGTTATTTCAAAAGAAGTTCTTCACCAATTATGCTATGATTTCAGGAAAAAATTTGAATGCCCAAGGAATGCCCTAGATGATTGAATTCTcaatgagattttcaaaatgtcattCAGATTCtaaacattttcttatttttcaggTAAATGTATGTTTCTCTCAATCAACTCTTTGACAGtattttgagaaataagtttgaGTATTATCAAGTGAGGCTTTGTTATGATGGATCAAGTAAAAGTTTGGTTTGTGTGTCTTGATCTGGACTTGTCATGGTGGACCAAATCAATGTCTGGTCACAGGTTCatgtttatgcattttttacatGGTTCAGTCAGGTTAAACTGATGGGTCAGTTAGAAAGATGGGTCAAATAATTGGTCTTATGTGCTCATCATTGTGTTGTTCAGTAGGTTTTGAACTGgatattttttatgataataTTGGTAGTCTAATTGATGGAGCTCTTTCCACTGGCCTTCCTGTGCTTGAATTCTGAAGGCTGCTTAGTCATATGCAGTTGTTGACTTATTCTTAATCTGTGTTATTTAAATTATGATGTTTCAGATTGGCGAGACTATGAAATTTGAATACCAAAGGAAAATGGCTCTGCTAAATAAGCAAAAGAAACGTGGTGTTAGTTCAGATGCACTTGAAAGAACTAAAGCTGCTGTAAGTCATTTGCATACAAGATACATTGTTGACATGCAATCCATGGATTCCACAGTCTCAGAGATTTATACTTTGCGAGATGACCAACTGCATCCAAAGCTTGTGGAGCTTGTTAACGGGTAAGTTGGAAACTATCAAGAAACGACAGATAGAAATTCTGCGTGGTGCTATTAGCATGTATtttgctgtttttgtttttactgtCTTTGGATTTAATGGTATTTCTTCTtgtacttttcttttccttcatctttATTCTAAAGCTCCTTAGTTTATTGCCTACTTGTTAACTCAAGCAGTCAAGACGCTGGACCTCTGGAAGGGCTAGTTGATTAGTTTTCAGgacccaagaaaaaaataaggaagacCCTAAAACTGTCATAGATCATAACGataatgaaaagaaacatatttctgagATAAATTACATgaatcaataaataaatatgaattgGAACTCATTCAATCACCATGGAGAAAAGCATGTCCATCCTTTGACTATTATCTGGATATTTGGGTAGATGTACTGCCCCATCTGTTGCATTTGAAGATCATTATTTTCTCACAAATAAGTGATGTTGCTGATTTTGTAGTTGATTTCCCAATAGCATTCATTGAGATCCCCTCCTTGAATCATGCCTTGAGATGTTCGTCCTATGCTAACCTGATCCAGTAATCTTCAATATCCTAAAAAGAATGTTACCGTCATTTATTTTATCCTGTATCTGCTCTTgtaccagaaattttttgtgtttgaggACACTGGTCAGCTGGTTGATGGCTGCTGTCAGGCACAAGTGCCTTATGTGGAAGTTATGAAAAATTAATAGTACTAACTTGCATGTAGTAAAATCATAGACAAACGTCTCATTCTTATCTTCCTTTTGGTGGCCATCTCTGCTAGTTATCTATTACTGTTGCTTTTTTATCTCTCCCGTTTCAAGGATGTGAAACCATCTTTGTTCTTTGACATGTACGACTACCATCAATGTTCTTGATTTTAGGGATATAAAACCAACACTTTTCTCCAAATCACAATATTTAACATCATAAGCAGATTCAACAAGTAATGCTGTAATggtttaaattaaaattttatctaaATTTTGCTTCAAGATTACTGAATGCTGTTGAATTTTTGGATGGGTTGGTTCAAAATTCTCTATCTGGAACCTTTGACACGGCCTTTGGCCTTCTAGTTAATACAATGCTGGAAATAGTGCTACTGTGCTAGATGATTGTGCCTATATTGCACATAGGTAGGCTGAATTTAGAAGCTTCTCAGTGCTGTGGTTCATAACGTTTTCTCGTGCATCAGGTTGGCTGGTATGTGGGAAAAGATGCATGCCAGTCATATGAATCAGAAGATGATTGTTGACGACCTCAAACTCCTTGATATCTCTAATCTTTGCACAGAGACAACCGAAGCACACCATAAACGCACAGAACAACTGTGCAATATCACCAATGAGTGGAGCATTAAATTCGAGAAGTTACTGCAGCATCAGAAGGAATTTATCCAAACATTGAACAGGTGGGTTCGGCTTAGCTTAATTCCCATAGAAAGTAGCTTGAAGGAGAAAGTTTCCTCGCCAACGAGGGTTGTTGATCCTCCTATTAAGGACCTTCTTAAAAATTGGAATGATGAACTTGAGCATTTGTCTCATGAGGTGACGAAGAATGCAATAATAAGTTTCTCTGCTGTTGTAAAAGCTATTTCGGGGCAGCAAGAGGAGGAGCTAAACCAGAAGCACAAGTGCGAGGATGCAAAGAGAGAGTACGACAAGAAGCTGCGCAGTTTCCAGGATTGGCTGGAGAAATACAAGCATAAAAGAGGGCCCGAAATCCTTGAGGGCTGCAACGAGAAGGATCCTGTTCTATCTGAGAAAGAATGCCAAGTTGAACTTAGCAAGCGGAAGTGGGATGAAGAGCTTGAAACATACCAGAACCTCAGCAAGCAGACAAGGGAAAAGTCGTTGGCCAGTCTGAAGACAGGCTTGCCTACCCTCTTCAATGCAATAGCTGAATTTTCCACCTTCTGCTCTGAATCATACAAGAAACTGCTTCCCCTGATCACGTCGCCCCAGCACCCAGAGAAAACTGCATGATGTTGTACTAATTTGTTGTGTAAAACTGTAAATGACTCATGCTAGCTTTCTATTTGTTTGGTTGTATATTATTTTGGTGGTTTTACAGCTGAGCGGTTTTTCTGGAACGTTTTGCTTTCCTTCGTCTCTGAGAAATCTTATGGGGTTAGGCCGAAGCTTACCAATTTCGATCAAGCAATGCATCACCTTAATATTGAACTCTTGAACACCTCCAACGTAAGGGAATTGAAATCTCGTCAATCCCCAGGAAGATTCAGTCACTTGTCCTTTTCTGTTAAATTGTCTATGCTAGTAAGAGaacctttcatatatatatatatatatatatagagaatttgtttgatttgttcTGTTAGCTGTAACTGAACTCATGGCAGTCTTGCGTGTGAGCATTAATGCAAAACTACGACTTCTAGAAGTTCAGTCATCAATACATTAGATCTACCCTTTGCGGCGGTAAGGAAACAAATTCTggaccaagaaaaagaaaaagatctgtAACTTTTACTGATAAAACTGTAAGAACAATAATGTCATTtcaagaaaaagcaaaggaCGACAAACCGGGGGCGTGAAGAACTGAGGCTACATATTACGATTCTCAGCATCTTACGACTGTTCAAGACTCGTTTTATTTTGGAGCTTTGTTCAAGACTCGTTTTATTTTGGAGCTTTGTCAATTTTCAGGCCTCGCGCGACTTGACCTTGGTGCTTCTATGTCTGCTTGAACCGATATTATCACTGCTCTATGCACATATGCTCTCTTAATAACATGGATAAATTTTATGTCCAAAACGAGACAGATCGTTATGGAGGGATGAATTCCATCGGCAACGGAATTAAAATGAATAagtcaatatgaaaaaaaaaaaagataactgatttaaaatcagactgATACGCATGTAAGAAATGACATCGGATACATTTTggattgaatttgattttaaataaacatcCAATTAGATTTTGATTTGGATTGAGATTTAGTTTTAATGAATATCCAATATACAAATATTTTGATGGatgtaaatttaaaagtcagattgtGGCTATAGTcggattttgaatttaaaactaTCTATCACTAAATTTCATTCTTACTGTTAtagctaattttctttttaaagtttttcgGGTTTAAAAATCACCTCATGCTCTTATTCCCAATTTTTATAAATAGTGTGGATCTTATTAAAAAATGTGCAAAaggttgtcattttttttttttggaattataGGAAAAAGTAGATACGAAAATGGAAAATTTCCAAACTAATATGCTATCTCCAACCATGCAACTTATTTACACATGCTtggttttaataaaaaaagatgttgAGAATTTAGTTGTCTCATTTCATATAAGTAAATTAGATTATTTAAGTATATACTATCTAGTTAAATGGAACTATAATTATTTATGCGAGCAAAGGCGCATGAACTGGGAATTGGGATGTGATTGTAAACCATCACAAGCATCTTGTGCGAAGGACAAAACATACTACTTCTCTGAATTGCAAATGGTGACAGTGCAACACTCTATTTGATGAGTATACCATGAATCTATCCATGTCTCGAAGCAGCTTACACTCCGAGAACAGGAAAAAAGGAGAAGGGTTTCCGCCTTCGAGCAACTTCCACTCAGTCAAAGTAGTGATTTTGGTGCTTTCTATAATTCTAGAAAATTCAATGAAACACACTCTATTTGACGAGTATACCATGAATCTATCCATGTCCCGAAGCAATTTAGACTCCAAGAACAGGAAGAAAGGAGAAGGGTTTCCGCCTTCGAGCAACTTCCACTCAGTCAAAGTAGTGATCTTGGTGCTTTctataattttagaaaattctGTGAAACACACTCTATTTGATGAGTATACCATGAATCTATTCATGTCTCGAAGAAGTTTAGGATCCAAGATCAGGAGGAAAGGAGGAGGGTTTCCGCCTTCGAGCAACTTCCACTCAATCAAAGTAGTGATCTTGGTGCTTTctataattttagaaaattcagTGAAACACACTCTATTTGATGAGTATACCATGAATCTATTCATGTCTCGAAGAAGTTTAGGATCCAAGATCAAGAGGAAAGGAGGAGGGTTTCCGCCTTCGAGCAACTTCCACTCAGTCAAAGTAGTGATCTTGGTGCTTTctataattttagaaaattttcatcagTGCGACAATCTTATGGTCATAATAAACATAAGACATTACTCCCAATTTTTATTCACCTATCAATTAAGCGCTCACCTtcataatattaaaaaacaagcTGACATTGATGTCCTTCACTTTTTATCAAGAAAGGTGAACGCCTCTTTGCTTAAATGGACAATGTTAGAGATCAAAAGTATTCACATCTTAGTTGGCCCCGTCATATTTGTTCCCCCATTCTTAATGATGTCAAACACGGACAAGAATGGAACAGTTAATTTTGTCCTTTTCAAATGTCCACAACCTAAATAACATATTCCCTATAACATAAAGCTGTCAAGTTCTAAATGTTGCtagatgactaaaaattaaaaattaattcttaAAAATACCATGAAATATTGTTGTGTCATAAAATATCACTAGTACTCTTAAAACAATTGTTTTTCAgcaacatatttttaattttttagtacCTTGAAACATCTAGAATTTGACATATTTATAACCAGTGGCAAAGATACATGGGGTTAGTGTGGGCGGTATTTTTTAGCATATTACAACATTTAGCATTTGGCAGATTTAAAACCCCTTATAACCTATGTCGGAGATACAGGATGTGGGCGGTGAGCCGCCCATACCAGcccatcaaaagtttcattgaATAGATTTAAAACCCTTTATAACCAATGGCGGAGATACAGGACGTGGGCGGTGAGccgcccacaccagcccatcaaaagtttcattgaacaaaatggaaaatgatattGTGATGACTTAGCCCACATCTCAAACTTGTGACTTGAGCACCATTCAGCCAAAATATCTTAGTTCTATTCCTAGTTATAGCTATTAGTGAGCATTTGACACAAGGCACCAGCAGTTTCCAATTTCATATAAGAGGTTGCCAGTTTCACTAATTACAGATGACGTTGAAATTAAAAAGTTTATGTGCTATAAAAGGGTCGTATAAATTTGATGTGTGAATGCGATTTTATGAGCCTACTATGTTTCAAAGAATATGAAGGATTTGCTTCTTTAGCTTGATTTTTATATCAGCAATCAGTGCCAATTCGATGTTGTAATTATCGTATCATTGCTGTCTCGTTATGCATTGGCTCGTATTgccttatttttaaaaatttcaaaaattatttaaatgtttcaaatttagaaaataaaaacatttagATTTCTATTAGTCATATATTGTGTTCTCAAGAAGCAATATATGAAATAAAACTTGCTAGGTGCTGGATGTTGCTAAACAggtaaaattcaaaaatttatcaataaaaaagagttaaaaagaCATTACTGATATTTACGATGCTTTTAGAAATACCACATAATGCTTTGAACAattcattttaacttttcagCCATGCATTGAAAAATTTGAAgtctcaaatatataaaattcaatTCATGTTATACGCTTCAAATTACACATGATGATGCGTATAATTTTTCTCCAATCATATGAATACAACTCAGCCTCTTTAGAGAAGTCGACAACCTTATACATCATACTCTAAAATTATGCATAAACAACCTATACGTCATACTCTAAaattattcataaaaatatgCATATACTTGCAGTGGCGGGTTTCTGCAGGCAAGgagggtcaaattaaagtttctaatttttaacagaagttaaaatattattttttaaaatttttataaaagacaaatacatatttctaaaatttatatatatatatatatatatatatattaaatttttttgagatgggCCAAAGCCCATGTGAACCCCTTTGGCTCCCCCGCAGGTTCACACCAACTTCAAAAATATTCTGTATTTTTATACAAATacctttaaatatttatttatttatatataaagaatAAAAACTCTTCAAACAGTgctcttcaataaaaaaaaatgcaattaaacAACTGGCAGCCCACATTTTTGCATGCCATTtttgagaaaagagaaaaatttcatattctAGTTTAATCTTACCTataatttaagaaaatattattttataattttttttaataggtcTCACACGCAAAGGTTTGAAGTCAGTTACACCTAATCTGAAGGATTTGAAAAGTGTTACAAGAAGGTAGCGGTGG
Protein-coding regions in this window:
- the LOC116252134 gene encoding protein ALTERED PHOSPHATE STARVATION RESPONSE 1-like, with translation MGCTQSRVEQEEAVARCKERRQFMRDAVAQRNALAVAHSLYAMALKNVGAALNDYGQGEVLEVRQPLATSAPADHLPPPPPPPPDEFPGTPLPPPPLPPSALRLQKATSMPNIGLPKHPVHSDGTIQEEKDDAEEGDGLKTTSGSRAPPGAPSAVSRDSAPPPLAPAESSNWQDQGGGWQDFFFTFTDSMPEISISEPPPRTPEPGKKKPAPPPSPSPSPSPTPPPLPTKHEENDEQKPSQKPESISGESPEEEEETSEAVTPLPPKAAKKPKESSQVAVEGSEAKRTRGGSGDLMQILHKLDEQFLKASESGQAVTKMLEAHRLHYHSNFADDNGDIDHSAQVMRLITWNQSLKEVPSPDDRKGAVDAKETETLATILDQLLAWEKKLYDEVKIGETMKFEYQRKMALLNKQKKRGVSSDALERTKAAVSHLHTRYIVDMQSMDSTVSEIYTLRDDQLHPKLVELVNGLAGMWEKMHASHMNQKMIVDDLKLLDISNLCTETTEAHHKRTEQLCNITNEWSIKFEKLLQHQKEFIQTLNRWVRLSLIPIESSLKEKVSSPTRVVDPPIKDLLKNWNDELEHLSHEVTKNAIISFSAVVKAISGQQEEELNQKHKCEDAKREYDKKLRSFQDWLEKYKHKRGPEILEGCNEKDPVLSEKECQVELSKRKWDEELETYQNLSKQTREKSLASLKTGLPTLFNAIAEFSTFCSESYKKLLPLITSPQHPEKTA